The following proteins are co-located in the Shouchella hunanensis genome:
- the hutU gene encoding urocanate hydratase: protein MKKQTGQRTVRAPRGNQLQCKGWAQEAAMRMLLNNLDPEVAEDPDHLIVYGGIGKAARDWRSFDQLIASLKELDNDETLLVQSGKPVGLFRTHEAAPRVLIANSNLVPSWATWDHFYDLEEKGLMMYGQMTAGSWIYIGAQGILQGTYLSFIEAGKKAFGTPDLTGRFIVTGGMGGMSGAQPLAGKMANAVILVVEVDRSRIERKMKEGYCDVLVESLDEALKLVEKFTSSGQPASIGLVGNCADVLPALVEKGVTPDFVTDQTSAHDPLNGYVPNGLTLAEANELRENDPKAYEKRSIEAMGKHVQAMLDLQKAGAETFDYGNNIRAYAKQAGVSNAFHIPGFVPAYIRPLFCEGKGPFRWAALSGNPEDIYTLDRLALEMFREDEGLVNWIRMAQKMVKWQGLPARICWLGYGDRDRFALRANEMVASGELEAPIVFGRDHLDCGSVASPNRETEGMKDGSDAVADWPILNALINTAGGASWVSVHHGGGVGMGYSVHAGQVLVADGSQLAKERIKRVLISDPGMGIVRHVDAGYDRALDVANEKGVHIPLKKGD from the coding sequence ATGAAGAAACAAACTGGACAGCGCACAGTACGTGCACCAAGAGGGAATCAGTTGCAATGCAAGGGATGGGCTCAAGAAGCTGCAATGCGGATGCTGCTTAATAACCTTGATCCAGAAGTTGCTGAAGACCCTGACCACTTGATTGTCTATGGTGGAATCGGTAAGGCGGCTCGGGATTGGAGAAGTTTTGACCAGCTTATTGCTTCATTAAAAGAGCTAGATAATGATGAAACGCTCCTCGTACAGTCTGGCAAACCAGTGGGATTGTTCCGCACCCATGAAGCTGCACCAAGAGTGTTGATTGCTAACTCTAACTTAGTTCCATCGTGGGCAACCTGGGATCACTTTTATGATCTTGAGGAGAAAGGGTTAATGATGTACGGTCAAATGACAGCTGGAAGTTGGATTTATATTGGAGCGCAAGGCATATTACAAGGCACGTATTTAAGCTTTATTGAAGCAGGAAAGAAAGCGTTTGGAACGCCAGATTTAACAGGTCGTTTTATTGTAACTGGCGGGATGGGCGGAATGAGCGGTGCCCAGCCATTAGCAGGAAAAATGGCAAACGCTGTTATTCTTGTGGTCGAGGTCGATCGATCTCGAATTGAAAGGAAGATGAAAGAAGGTTACTGTGATGTTCTCGTTGAGTCGTTAGACGAAGCACTAAAGCTTGTTGAAAAGTTCACTTCTAGTGGTCAGCCAGCTTCAATTGGTCTTGTAGGAAATTGTGCTGATGTGCTGCCGGCGCTTGTAGAAAAAGGGGTGACCCCGGACTTTGTTACCGACCAAACAAGCGCCCACGATCCTCTGAACGGGTATGTTCCAAATGGGTTAACCCTTGCTGAAGCGAATGAATTAAGAGAAAACGATCCGAAAGCATACGAAAAGCGCTCGATTGAAGCGATGGGGAAGCATGTGCAAGCTATGCTTGATTTACAAAAAGCAGGAGCAGAAACATTTGATTACGGCAACAATATCCGCGCCTATGCAAAACAAGCAGGTGTCAGCAATGCATTCCATATTCCTGGATTTGTACCAGCGTACATTCGACCTTTGTTTTGTGAAGGAAAAGGTCCCTTTAGATGGGCAGCCCTTTCAGGAAACCCAGAGGATATATACACATTGGATCGACTTGCTTTAGAAATGTTTCGTGAAGATGAAGGTTTAGTGAACTGGATTAGAATGGCTCAAAAAATGGTGAAGTGGCAAGGCCTACCGGCGCGAATTTGTTGGCTTGGCTATGGCGATCGTGATCGTTTTGCTCTAAGGGCTAATGAGATGGTTGCTAGTGGCGAACTGGAAGCACCAATCGTGTTTGGACGTGACCATCTTGATTGTGGCTCTGTAGCATCGCCAAATCGCGAAACAGAAGGAATGAAAGATGGCAGTGACGCTGTTGCAGATTGGCCCATTTTAAATGCTTTAATTAATACGGCTGGAGGGGCAAGCTGGGTTAGCGTTCACCATGGTGGCGGTGTCGGTATGGGCTATTCCGTTCATGCAGGACAAGTTCTAGTGGCTGATGGCAGTCAGTTAGCGAAGGAGCGGATAAAACGAGTGTTGATTTCAGATCCTGGTATGGGAATCGTTCGACACGTAGATGCAGGCTATGATCGTGCATTGGATGTAGCAAATGAAAAAGGCGTTCATATTCCGCTTAAGAAGGGTGATTAA
- a CDS encoding M20 family metallo-hydrolase, protein MNVKTVTINGKRLSNSIHELSQFGQNDGGGLDRTTFTDSELKARDWLKEQLSKLNVHVHTDEAANIWGKRVGQKKRSIVCGSHIDTVPNGGKFDGALGVLIGLEILRTLEENEIETEHDVELVSFSAEEPNPFGLSTFGSRAMAGKLTAEQIKGVRNADGMRLIDALERAGGNAAQFDHCVRRENDLLAYLEVHIEQGKRLIDAQVPLGIVTGITGIYREELTIKGVPNHAGTTVMTDRTDALVAAAELILAVKNVCTDFPKAELVGTVGQIHVLPNATNIIPGEVVLAVEIRGEKTEDLQKVQQELQEKKAYVETTYGVQIETKVRLNQAPVAMSENVMTVMERQAEIGGFPTMRLGSMAGHDAAHMASLTSAGMIFVPSVAGKSHCPEEESKMEDIEKAANVCLRTLLEIDREGGSM, encoded by the coding sequence ATGAATGTAAAAACAGTAACCATTAATGGGAAAAGGTTAAGCAACTCCATTCATGAATTAAGTCAATTTGGACAGAATGATGGAGGTGGATTAGATCGTACAACGTTTACCGATTCAGAGCTGAAGGCACGAGACTGGTTAAAAGAACAATTGAGCAAACTTAATGTGCACGTGCATACTGATGAAGCAGCAAATATATGGGGAAAACGTGTCGGCCAAAAGAAGAGAAGCATTGTGTGTGGCTCTCATATTGATACGGTTCCGAATGGAGGGAAATTCGACGGGGCTCTCGGCGTATTAATTGGGTTAGAAATATTGCGCACATTAGAAGAAAACGAAATTGAAACCGAACACGATGTTGAGTTAGTATCTTTTAGTGCCGAGGAGCCGAACCCGTTTGGTCTCTCGACTTTTGGGAGTCGTGCAATGGCTGGAAAACTAACGGCAGAACAGATAAAAGGGGTTAGAAATGCAGATGGTATGAGGCTTATCGATGCGTTAGAAAGGGCTGGTGGCAACGCTGCACAATTTGATCACTGTGTGCGAAGAGAAAACGATCTGCTAGCTTATCTTGAAGTTCATATTGAACAAGGTAAGCGTTTAATAGACGCTCAAGTACCTCTTGGAATAGTAACGGGGATTACAGGAATTTATCGTGAAGAGCTAACGATAAAAGGGGTTCCGAATCATGCAGGCACAACCGTAATGACAGATCGTACCGATGCCCTTGTAGCTGCAGCAGAATTGATTCTAGCAGTAAAGAATGTCTGCACGGATTTCCCAAAAGCCGAACTTGTTGGAACAGTTGGACAAATACACGTTTTGCCGAACGCTACCAACATTATTCCTGGAGAAGTGGTACTAGCAGTAGAGATTCGAGGAGAGAAAACCGAGGATTTGCAAAAAGTTCAACAGGAGCTTCAAGAGAAAAAAGCTTATGTAGAAACAACTTATGGTGTTCAGATCGAGACAAAAGTAAGGCTGAATCAAGCTCCTGTAGCAATGAGTGAAAACGTCATGACTGTCATGGAACGACAAGCAGAAATTGGAGGGTTTCCTACGATGCGCTTGGGCAGCATGGCGGGTCATGATGCAGCTCATATGGCATCTCTTACGTCTGCTGGAATGATCTTTGTTCCTAGTGTAGCTGGAAAAAGTCACTGCCCTGAAGAAGAAAGTAAGATGGAGGATATTGAAAAAGCTGCAAATGTTTGTTTGCGTACGCTTTTGGAGATTGATCGAGAAGGAGGAAGTATGTGA
- a CDS encoding amidohydrolase family protein, with translation MILYHADSVYTNGAFQKNYAVLVKGDVIHDIGPFDKLIETYREVSKIEWAGKAIVPGTVNAHNHSFQSLLRGIAVDRPFLEWRDQALYKYTPLLDEEAIYTGALFAFGEMVKYGVTTVSDFFYVHNNGVKTDEAVIQAAIDVGIRLVFARTMYDWDGAPSSYQESVTDATKRTRELAIKYQNHPMVDVHPAPHSPHAASPEMIQAGHKLAKELQTPFHIHVSEEMFEVEETLEKYNKRPVHYLDSLGVVDESMLAIHLVWLDQSEIDLLGSKKTGLAYCPSSNMFLSDGITRIPELVRSGVRVSLGSDGACSNNRISVFEEMRMCSLLQKVKTLDGTCMTADQVFQMGTKNGADLLQVDTGELVIGKKADFLAVDTSDLSLLPKHELFANLVYAMQPTAITDVVVAGKSVVQNRTVQTVSEQMIVKKVDHLFEKWGT, from the coding sequence ATGATACTGTATCATGCAGATTCAGTCTATACGAACGGCGCGTTTCAAAAAAACTACGCAGTGCTCGTAAAGGGTGATGTCATTCACGATATTGGTCCTTTTGACAAATTAATTGAAACCTATCGCGAGGTCTCAAAGATCGAATGGGCAGGAAAAGCGATTGTTCCAGGGACTGTGAATGCCCACAATCATTCGTTTCAAAGCTTGTTAAGGGGGATAGCTGTAGACCGGCCATTTTTAGAATGGCGTGATCAAGCGCTTTACAAGTATACGCCTCTTTTAGACGAAGAAGCGATTTATACAGGTGCGCTATTCGCATTTGGAGAAATGGTAAAGTACGGTGTAACAACAGTAAGTGATTTCTTTTATGTACATAACAATGGAGTGAAAACAGATGAAGCCGTGATTCAAGCGGCTATAGACGTTGGTATTCGCTTAGTATTTGCTAGAACCATGTATGATTGGGATGGGGCACCATCAAGTTATCAAGAGTCTGTAACAGATGCTACGAAGCGTACGAGGGAACTAGCGATTAAGTATCAGAATCATCCTATGGTTGATGTTCATCCAGCTCCTCACAGTCCCCATGCTGCTTCTCCAGAAATGATTCAAGCAGGTCATAAACTAGCCAAAGAATTGCAAACCCCTTTTCATATACATGTTTCGGAGGAAATGTTTGAAGTGGAGGAAACGTTAGAGAAATATAATAAACGACCGGTTCATTATTTAGATTCATTAGGAGTCGTGGATGAAAGCATGCTAGCTATCCATTTGGTTTGGCTCGATCAATCAGAAATTGATTTGCTTGGAAGCAAAAAGACTGGCCTTGCTTATTGTCCATCAAGCAATATGTTTCTTTCAGATGGCATTACTCGCATACCTGAACTTGTACGTTCTGGCGTACGCGTTAGTCTTGGGAGCGATGGAGCATGTAGTAATAATCGAATAAGCGTATTTGAAGAGATGCGTATGTGCTCACTGTTACAAAAGGTAAAAACTCTTGATGGCACATGCATGACAGCAGATCAAGTTTTTCAGATGGGAACGAAAAATGGTGCTGACTTATTGCAAGTAGATACAGGCGAGCTTGTGATTGGCAAAAAAGCGGATTTCCTTGCAGTAGACACAAGCGACCTTTCTCTTTTGCCAAAGCATGAGCTCTTCGCAAATCTTGTTTACGCAATGCAGCCAACAGCCATCACAGATGTCGTTGTAGCAGGTAAATCAGTGGTACAAAACAGAACCGTGCAAACCGTTTCTGAACAGATGATTGTTAAAAAGGTTGATCATCTATTTGAAAAGTGGGGAACCTAA
- a CDS encoding DUF2179 domain-containing protein, whose product MLWQPILILGAQLLYVPLVVLRTLMMVKGEKERSALFATLEGGVHVISLSIVFSDLSNHLNMVAYSLGFGLGMYLGSIVEEKLAIGYVSLQVNTSFHHKPLIERLRDADFSVALTTVEGIESIRVRLDCTARRDREQEFMTIVNECDPDAFVVSFETRNFQGGYIKKKAAKRTWFRRESRPLTEE is encoded by the coding sequence ATGCTTTGGCAACCTATTTTAATTTTAGGCGCACAATTGCTTTATGTGCCTCTTGTTGTATTGCGAACGCTTATGATGGTCAAAGGAGAAAAAGAACGTTCTGCTTTATTTGCGACGCTAGAAGGCGGCGTACACGTCATTTCTTTATCCATTGTTTTTAGCGATTTATCAAATCACTTAAACATGGTCGCATATTCACTTGGTTTTGGATTAGGGATGTACCTTGGCTCCATTGTTGAGGAGAAACTGGCAATTGGCTATGTATCCCTTCAGGTTAACACGTCTTTCCACCATAAACCATTAATAGAACGCCTTCGTGATGCCGATTTTAGTGTTGCGCTTACAACGGTTGAAGGGATTGAGTCGATACGTGTAAGACTGGATTGCACCGCTCGGCGTGATCGAGAACAGGAGTTTATGACGATCGTGAATGAGTGTGATCCAGACGCCTTTGTCGTCTCATTCGAAACGCGGAATTTTCAAGGTGGTTACATTAAAAAGAAAGCAGCAAAAAGAACATGGTTTCGTCGGGAAAGTCGTCCACTTACAGAAGAATAA
- a CDS encoding AI-2E family transporter yields the protein MLNKMWFQLGVGILLLILIIKNVVEIQWLFEPIFIVITSILIPVLLAGLLFYITEPLHRFLMKKIPQWASALSILILVATLVMIGAMFILDPLIDEANKLIRNVPMIFQQLEEFVMPYITNSETTAFDLEQTIGSLLDSLENIIVVSSGYIISFLSGAITTILALILVPFFFFFMMKDYHRFAPAIVQYFKGETKQWMAKLLHEIDFALKSYVQGQVLAALILAILLFTAYSFVGLDYALLLALLAFLLNMIPFLGPWLAFFPAFIIALIQDPILAIWVSVITLVVQQAESNLITPNIMGKKLSVHPITVITLVLAAGNIAGFLGMIIAIPTYAVAKVIVTNIYEMRQNVQKELFKDVT from the coding sequence ATGCTAAATAAAATGTGGTTTCAATTAGGTGTTGGTATTCTTTTACTTATTCTAATCATCAAGAATGTTGTAGAGATCCAGTGGCTGTTTGAACCAATTTTCATTGTGATCACATCGATTCTAATACCAGTATTACTTGCAGGGCTTTTATTCTATATTACAGAACCGCTTCACCGATTTTTAATGAAAAAAATTCCTCAATGGGCTTCAGCATTGAGCATTTTGATCCTTGTCGCCACATTGGTTATGATTGGCGCAATGTTTATTTTAGACCCATTAATTGACGAAGCGAATAAATTAATCCGCAATGTTCCTATGATCTTCCAACAACTCGAAGAATTTGTTATGCCTTATATAACAAATAGCGAGACAACTGCGTTTGATTTAGAACAAACCATTGGGTCTCTCCTTGATTCACTTGAGAACATTATTGTCGTGAGTTCAGGCTATATTATTTCATTTTTGAGTGGTGCCATTACAACTATTCTTGCTTTAATACTTGTGCCGTTCTTTTTCTTCTTTATGATGAAGGACTATCACCGTTTTGCACCTGCCATTGTTCAGTATTTCAAAGGCGAAACAAAGCAATGGATGGCGAAGCTGCTGCACGAAATCGATTTCGCTTTAAAAAGCTACGTACAGGGACAAGTATTGGCTGCATTAATCTTAGCTATTCTGCTTTTTACAGCCTACTCCTTCGTTGGTTTAGATTACGCCTTACTTCTTGCTTTACTAGCTTTTCTATTAAATATGATTCCTTTCTTAGGCCCATGGCTAGCATTTTTCCCAGCATTCATTATTGCGCTCATTCAAGACCCTATCTTGGCGATCTGGGTTTCTGTTATTACGTTGGTTGTTCAGCAAGCGGAGAGCAACCTTATTACACCAAACATTATGGGTAAAAAGCTCAGCGTACATCCCATTACAGTCATTACCCTCGTCCTTGCAGCAGGAAATATAGCTGGTTTTCTCGGAATGATTATTGCGATCCCGACCTATGCCGTCGCAAAAGTGATTGTAACGAATATTTATGAAATGCGCCAAAACGTTCAAAAAGAACTTTTCAAAGACGTAACATAA